The DNA sequence CTTGCTTTGTGCCCCTTGTTTTGCAGCGATTGGTGCGATTCATCGCGAAATGGGCAATGCGAAGTGGACGTGGATTGCTCTATCTTTCCAAACATTACTGGCTTATAATGTCAGTCTTGTGATTTATCAGTTTGGTCAAGCGTTGCTATATGGAAAAGGAATATCTTCTGGAACTATTTTTGCTCTATTCGTTGTAGTAGTTGGTCTCTATTTCATCTTTAGAAAACCACGTAAAGAAAAAATAGAAGTTATCACTTTAGATAATCTGACACATCAAACAGTATAGGAGAAATCATGTCCACGATTATTGTATTTATCATTATTTTAGTTTTAGCTGGTGCAGCGCTGCACCACATCATTAAGGGGAAGGGCAACTGTGGCGATTGTGACTGTCAATGTGAAATCAAAGAAAAAATGAGACAAAAATAAAGAGAAAACTAAAAATATGACAGAGGTTGTCAGGTCATTTGTTATATGATTTATTAAAAAAGGAGAACACAACATGGTAAGACCTACTAGCAAGACTGAGTTGATTAGTGCAGCAACACAGCAATATGCAAAGCTACAGTCATTGATTTCCCGATTAACAGAAGAAGAGTTGAATACCACATTTGATTTTTCAAAAGATGAGAAACGGAAAGAAGCTCATTGGAAGAGAGATAAAAATCTTAGAGATGTTCTCATTCATCTTTATGAGTGGCAACAATTACTTCTCAATTGGGTGTATTCCAATCAAAATGGTGTCGAAAAATCGTTTTTGCCAGCACCTTATAATTGGAGAAGCTATGGTGAGATGAATGTGGCATTTTGGCAAAAACATCAACAGACACCGCTAGAAAAAGCAATCAAGTTGCTTCATCAATCACAGGAAAAAGTGCTAACCCTGGCTGAAACCTTTACAAATGAAGAGCTGTTTTCAAAGAGCGTTTATAAATGGGTTGGTGGGAGTACTCTTGGCTCCTACTTTGTCAGCTGCACATCCAGTCACTACGACTGGGCTATGAAGAAGCTGAAAGCACATCAAAAGAACTGTAAAAATCAGTAAACAATCAGTATGGTTGGGAGCAAAAATACAAACAACAATGCTCAAGCGAGCCAAATCCACAGTAGCTCATCTCGTCCGCTGGGCTGACGGAGCCAATCAAAACAGTCTCATCCTGTTCGCCGGGCTGACGGAGCAAACCAAAAGTAGTTCATCTCGTCCGCTGGGCTGACGGAGCAAACCAAAAGTAGTTCATCTCGTCCGCTGGGCTGACGGAGCAAACCAAAAGTAGTTCATCTCGTCCGCCGGGTTGACGTGGTAAACTAAAAGTAGTTCATCTCGTCCGCCGGGCTGATGGAGTAAACCAAAAGTAGTTCATCTCGTCCGCCGGGTCGACGTGGTAAACTAAAAGTCATTTATCTTTTCGACTAGGTCGACAGATCCAATCCAAAGCGGTTTATTTTATCGACCAAGTCGACAAAGCGAACCTCACGTCATTTCATCCGAGAGTCAGTCCAGCTGTCTATAAAATAAATCAGTCCGTCAACTTAGCTGACGGACCGATTTTGTCTGAATTCATTGATATCTTATTTGCTGTTATCTCCCATTAGTAAGTCTTTTGGTTGCTTACTAAGGAGCGTGATTGAAGCAATGAGGACGGAAACGATGATGATGGCAAGTCCAAAGATGACCACCTTGGTCATATCATCAGGAGATACATGTACATTGAGGCTAGTGAGGGTCTTGTTAAAGCCATCCACTTCAGCCCCGCCTCCAAGATTGGCGCTCTTACCTTCTCGAGCTAGTTTTTCAGTAATACCACTGGTAACTTGTTTTAAAATGCTATTTCCCATCACCTTGCTGACAGCACTACCTGCAAAGTAAGCACCAATGAAGCTAAATATACTTACAAAGAGAACTTCTGTGATAAATTGGAAGAAAATCTTTGTTTTGCTAATTCCCATTGAAAGCATGATTCCCATTTCTTTTCTACGACCATTGATCCATAAGAACAAGACTAGCGTAAGAACAATCGCTCCAAAGATTAGAGTTCCGATTAAGAGGTTTCCAGTAACGCCGTAAATACCGTTAATAGAAGATTGAAGTGCTGGGAAGTTGCTTGTGCTCTTAACAAGGGTGTAGGCTTCCCAATCAATAGATGATATTTCTTTTACTTTCGCCATTACTTTATCAATATCTTGGCTACCGTTTACAAAGAAAGTAGCATCTTGATAAATAGCGTTTTTATCCGTTGAACCTTGTAAAGTTTTAGTCGTTTCTAAGTCTGTGATAAAGGTATTTTCATACAATTCTTGAGGACTAGAAACGCCTCCTTTATTTTTCCCGTCAAAAATTCCGATAACTGTCACTTTAGTCGTTTTATTAGCTTTGCGAACGTTATCATAGTCATAAGTATTCGATTTTATATTAATCGTATCGCCGACTTTAAGTTTGTTCTTTTCTGCAAAATCTTTATGAATTAAAGCAACATTTTTGTCATTTTTGTTGATATGTCTACCTTCAACTAGTTTGAAGGTTTCCGCAGTAAATTTATCATCTTTAGATGAATCGTTGATACCTGTTGCCATAATGGCACGGCCGAATTTTTGTTTTCTATCTTCGCTTTCAAAGTCGGTTTCTCCAGATTCAACCAATTGGTGATCAATTAAGTCAGCGACAACATTCATTCGTTTGATGTAGCCAGAGATACCTTTAACTTTTTCCACAGCTTCGATATCTTCGCCTTTAAGATTTCCTGCTCCGCGAGGGGTACCTTGGTTCACTTCGCGGTTAATCTGCATTGAGAAACTGCTAGTGATATTTTTGAAAGTCTCTTTTGAAGCAGCGTCTGTTGCATTTTTAACAGCAATGCTGCCTAAGGTTAAGGTAGAGATGGCTAGCAGGATGAAAAAGATAATCAAGCTTTTGATTTTCTTGCGCCAGACATAAGCCAAAGCGTTTTTTATTGGTAACATATCATTTCTTCTCCTTGGGGTATCATTTCGCTTTCTTAGTGACTTCCACTAAGTTTTTATTTTTTAATTCGAGGACAACATCTGCTTGATCAGCCAGCTCTTTGCTGTGTGTCACCACAATGACACATTTATTCTTCTCTTTGGCAGAGGTGATAAGAATGTCAATAATGTCCATGGCAGTAGCAGCGTCTAGATTCCCTGTTGGTTCATCGGCTAAGATAATAGGGGCTTCTGATGCCAAAGCACGTGCAATAGCCACCCGTTGCTGCTGACCGCCAGAGAGGCGCATGACATTGCGGTGAATCTCTTTCTCGCTCAAGCCTAACCGTAACAAGATTTCTTTATCTGCATGTGGATTGACCAAACGGACATTTTCAAGAGGTGTCAGGTAGTCAATTAGATTATAATTTTGAAAGACCAAAGAGATTTGTTTACTTCTGTGGTGATTGTAGCCTTTCTCAGCAATGTCTTGATTTTCAAAGAGGATTTTTCCTTTTGTGGGAGTGTCAAGTCCTGCTAAAAGGGAAAGTAAAGTGGACTTTCCAGCACCAGATTTCCCGATGATGGCGTAAAATTTCCCTTTTTCAAATGAAGTTGTGATTTGTTGCAATACATTTTCTTGTAAAGTGTTGTACTGATAACTAACAGTATCTATTTTTAAAATCGTCATTTTTTGTCTCCTTAACTAATATCGGTTAAAATTTCCTTCGGTTTTTTATGTAAAATAATAGAGGACGAGCTCACTACGGCAAATAAGATGATGATGAGCAAAATGCCGTAGGTCACACCAATTGTTGCAAAATCTAGGTGTGGTACCACGTTTTCAAAGAGTGCCGCTGAATCAGCTCCGTCTTGTCCTTTCTTGATAAAACCTTTAAAGACCATGGTAGCCAGATAAGAACCGCTAATCGTGGATAGAACCATGCTAAACACAGAGATGATGACAAGTTCTAGCACAAATTGGGACATAATCATTGTCTTTGAAATACCAAGCGATAGGAGCACCCCGATTTCATAAACTCTCTCTCGCAACCAAAACATAAGAATCAGGGCCAGAATGATGATACTGCCGATGATGATACTAAATGTTAAGACACGAACAATCTGTTTAAAACTCGTGATAGAAGAAGAGATAGTCTCAAATGCTTTCGTATTTTTAACAAGATCTAACTTGCTCCAATCAATAGGCGCTTTCTTAACGGCGGTCACCACTTGGTCAATGTTCTTTGGATTGGCAACATAGTAAACTGCTGATGTGACCTGATAGTCAGTTGCTTTGTAGCCTGCTAAGCGTTGACTGGTTTCATAATCCAAATAAAGAGTATTTTCCGTTGCATCAGAACTCAATCCAGTTTGTTTTTCTTCTTTTTTACCAGAGAAAACCCCTGCAACTTCAACTTCTATTTCATTGCCTTTTTTAGCGTTACCATCTCGTAATGATATGCCTTGCAGTTTGAATTTGTCACCTACTTTGAGATGGTTTTGTGCTGCTAATTTTTCATGAATCAACACCTTGGAGCGGTCACTTTTTTGAAGATGTTTTCCTTTTTCCAACTTAAAGACACCGCTGACAAAGGTCGTTTCCAACTGAGAATCACTTGTTCCTAATGCTGCAACGAGATTGTTGAGAATAGGATTTTGATTGTCCCGCGTCACTCCTTGTCTCTTCTTGACAACTGTTTTATTTGTCAAGGTTGCCAGTGCATCGTATTTTAAGTTATGTTTTGAGATTTCTTTATTCTCTAACAATTTCTCTGCTGTTCTTAATGAAATGGGATTTTCAATATTCTTACTGGTGATAGCAAAGCCAGTATTTGAAGCATCATAAATCCTTTTTTCGATATTATCTGTCGTTTTCATAATCGAAAAACTACTGGATAAAGCAGTGGAAATAAATGTTAGTATCAGGAAAATCAGAACCGTTTTAACTTTTTTTCTACTGATGTAATTCAAAGCCTGTTTGGCTATTTGCATAATTTTCTTCCCTTCTTTAAATTTTTAAACTAAATTGGTACCGTGTTCTATGATAAGAAAGTTACCTTAAACTAATTTTAAGGTTTAAGATAACTTTAAGTTTTTTGACTGATTTTTTTCTGTTTTTTGTGTAAATTTTCATAAAATAGTAGAAAAAGGTGGAAAGACAAGGTTGGTTTCGCTCTATAACTTTCTATAAAAAGTCTATAGGGCAAATGAATGAATTTTTGCTATAATAGTAATGAAGAAAATAGAAATGAGGGTTATATGGCAAAGATAATCGACGGAAAAGCTTTGGCAGAAAAATTACAAGCACAACTAGCAGAGAAAGTTCGTAAACTAAAAGACCAAACAGGCTTAGTTCCTGGACTTGTAGTCATCTTGGTCGGCAATAACCCAGCTAGTCAAATCTATGTGAGAAATAAAGAACGGTCAGCTTTGGCTGCAGGACTTCGAAGCGAAGTGGTGCGTCTGCCAGAAACAACTAGTCAAGAAGAATTGCTTGCTCTGATAGACCAATACAATCAAGATTCAGCTTGGCACGGGATTTTAGTTCAGTTGCCACTGCCAAAGCATATTGATGAAGAGGCAGTGTTGTTAGCAATTGACCCTGATAAAGATGTGGACGGCTTTCATCCAATGAATATGGGACGCCTTTGGAGTGGTCATCCTGTCATGATTCCCTCCACACCTGCTGGAATTATGGAAATGTTTCATGAGTACGGTGTAGAATTAGAAGGTAAACGTGCTGTTGTCATTGGACGGAGTAACATTGTCGGAAAGCCCATGGCACAGCTTTTACTTGCTAAAAATGCAACAGTAACTCTGACGCATTCACGGACACATCACTTGTCAGAGATTACAAAAGAAGCTGATATTTTAGTTGTAGCTATTGGTCGCGGACATTTTGTGACTAAAGATTTTGTCAAAGAAGGCGCAGTCGTGATTGATGTTGGTATGAATCGTGATAAAAATGGTAAATTGATTGGCGATGTGAAATTTGATGAAGTATCTGAAATCGCAAGTCTCATTACTCCTGTACCAAAAGGGGTTGGTCCGATGACCATTACCATGCTCATGGAGCAAACCTATCGAGCGTGTAAACGGAGTTTGAAAAAATAAGAATGTCACGGGAGTGGGACAGACAGCCATGATTACTACGAACTCCCCCACAGAAAGAGTGTAATCGTGAAAATTACGTATAAAAATGGTATTTCGTAAGAAATCAAATTTGTTGCCCCACCCTGCAAGGTTGAGTAGGTTTGTAAAAGCTGATATCATCAGCGTAATAAAGGCCACTCAATTGCGTATTGAGTTTTATTCTAGAAAGTAAACGAGTCTGAGACAAAAATGTCCTAGACAGGTCTTTTTACCCTTATATAAAATAGAGGTAGACAAGGGAAATCGCAGTATGCAAAAGGAGAAAATAATGGAAGTGGTCAATTGTACATTATTGGAAAAGGTCGTTCAGCCACGTGCACTCCATAGTCACAAGGGAGATTACGGTCGCTTGTTGTTAATTGGCGGGACATATCCTTTTGGTGGAGCGATTATCATGGCAACCTTAGCTGCAGTTCATAGCGGAGCTGGTCTAGTGACGGTGGCGACGGATAGGGAAAATATCGCAGCTCTCCACGCTCATTTACCAGAAGCAATGGCTTTTGATGTACAAGATAAAAAGCTATTGACCGAGCAAGTCCAAAAAGCAGATGTAGTATTGATTGGATCAGGTTTAGCTGAAAGTAAACTTGAAAAAGCCGTTTTGCAGCTGGTAGTGGAACTTGTCAGTGAACATCAAATCTTCATCATGGACGGTGGAGCTATTTCACTTTACAGCAAAGAAACTCTGCCATTTCCAAAAGCACAGACAATTTTTACCCCGCATCAAAAAGAATGGGAGCGGTTGAGCGGACTAAAGATAGCTGAGCAAACGGTTGAAAAAA is a window from the Streptococcus anginosus subsp. whileyi MAS624 genome containing:
- a CDS encoding FeoB-associated Cys-rich membrane protein: MSTIIVFIIILVLAGAALHHIIKGKGNCGDCDCQCEIKEKMRQK
- a CDS encoding ClbS/DfsB family four-helix bundle protein, with product MVRPTSKTELISAATQQYAKLQSLISRLTEEELNTTFDFSKDEKRKEAHWKRDKNLRDVLIHLYEWQQLLLNWVYSNQNGVEKSFLPAPYNWRSYGEMNVAFWQKHQQTPLEKAIKLLHQSQEKVLTLAETFTNEELFSKSVYKWVGGSTLGSYFVSCTSSHYDWAMKKLKAHQKNCKNQ
- a CDS encoding ABC transporter permease, producing MLPIKNALAYVWRKKIKSLIIFFILLAISTLTLGSIAVKNATDAASKETFKNITSSFSMQINREVNQGTPRGAGNLKGEDIEAVEKVKGISGYIKRMNVVADLIDHQLVESGETDFESEDRKQKFGRAIMATGINDSSKDDKFTAETFKLVEGRHINKNDKNVALIHKDFAEKNKLKVGDTINIKSNTYDYDNVRKANKTTKVTVIGIFDGKNKGGVSSPQELYENTFITDLETTKTLQGSTDKNAIYQDATFFVNGSQDIDKVMAKVKEISSIDWEAYTLVKSTSNFPALQSSINGIYGVTGNLLIGTLIFGAIVLTLVLFLWINGRRKEMGIMLSMGISKTKIFFQFITEVLFVSIFSFIGAYFAGSAVSKVMGNSILKQVTSGITEKLAREGKSANLGGGAEVDGFNKTLTSLNVHVSPDDMTKVVIFGLAIIIVSVLIASITLLSKQPKDLLMGDNSK
- a CDS encoding ABC transporter ATP-binding protein, with product MTILKIDTVSYQYNTLQENVLQQITTSFEKGKFYAIIGKSGAGKSTLLSLLAGLDTPTKGKILFENQDIAEKGYNHHRSKQISLVFQNYNLIDYLTPLENVRLVNPHADKEILLRLGLSEKEIHRNVMRLSGGQQQRVAIARALASEAPIILADEPTGNLDAATAMDIIDILITSAKEKNKCVIVVTHSKELADQADVVLELKNKNLVEVTKKAK
- a CDS encoding ABC transporter permease is translated as MQIAKQALNYISRKKVKTVLIFLILTFISTALSSSFSIMKTTDNIEKRIYDASNTGFAITSKNIENPISLRTAEKLLENKEISKHNLKYDALATLTNKTVVKKRQGVTRDNQNPILNNLVAALGTSDSQLETTFVSGVFKLEKGKHLQKSDRSKVLIHEKLAAQNHLKVGDKFKLQGISLRDGNAKKGNEIEVEVAGVFSGKKEEKQTGLSSDATENTLYLDYETSQRLAGYKATDYQVTSAVYYVANPKNIDQVVTAVKKAPIDWSKLDLVKNTKAFETISSSITSFKQIVRVLTFSIIIGSIIILALILMFWLRERVYEIGVLLSLGISKTMIMSQFVLELVIISVFSMVLSTISGSYLATMVFKGFIKKGQDGADSAALFENVVPHLDFATIGVTYGILLIIILFAVVSSSSIILHKKPKEILTDIS
- a CDS encoding bifunctional methylenetetrahydrofolate dehydrogenase/methenyltetrahydrofolate cyclohydrolase encodes the protein MAKIIDGKALAEKLQAQLAEKVRKLKDQTGLVPGLVVILVGNNPASQIYVRNKERSALAAGLRSEVVRLPETTSQEELLALIDQYNQDSAWHGILVQLPLPKHIDEEAVLLAIDPDKDVDGFHPMNMGRLWSGHPVMIPSTPAGIMEMFHEYGVELEGKRAVVIGRSNIVGKPMAQLLLAKNATVTLTHSRTHHLSEITKEADILVVAIGRGHFVTKDFVKEGAVVIDVGMNRDKNGKLIGDVKFDEVSEIASLITPVPKGVGPMTITMLMEQTYRACKRSLKK
- a CDS encoding NAD(P)H-hydrate dehydratase gives rise to the protein MEVVNCTLLEKVVQPRALHSHKGDYGRLLLIGGTYPFGGAIIMATLAAVHSGAGLVTVATDRENIAALHAHLPEAMAFDVQDKKLLTEQVQKADVVLIGSGLAESKLEKAVLQLVVELVSEHQIFIMDGGAISLYSKETLPFPKAQTIFTPHQKEWERLSGLKIAEQTVEKSQEAVNSFPAGTIVVQKKHGTTIFQSGNGNHFQLTIGGPYQATGGMGDTLAGMIAGFAGQFKTSSLLERVAAAVYLHSAIAEELSKENYVVLPTEISKEIPKWMKKLAKKENML